CATCGATGCGGCGCTCGTGCACATGCTCGCCGAGCGCTTCCGCTGCACCCAGGAGGTGGGCCGCCTGAAGGCCGACCACGACATGCCGCCGTCGGATCCGAGTCGCGAGGCGCGGCAGATCGAGCGCCTGCGCTCCCTCGCCGAAGACGCCCACCTCGATCCCGAGTTCGCCGAGAAGTGGTTCAACTTCGTGGTGGCCGAGGTGATCCGGCACCACCAGCACATCGCCTCCGAGCGCTGACTCGGGCCGGCGGCGCCGGGTGCCGCGGGCTTCGGGGAAGCGCTCGGGTCGATGCGCCGAGGGTTTCCCTGCGAGCCGCGCGCGCAATCGAGTCTTGCGATTCATTCGAACATATGTTCGAATGAATCCATGAGGTGGAGCGGGCAGCGGGTCGATGCGACGTCGGAGACGGCGCTGCCCGGGCTCGGTCTCGGCGAGGTCGCCGCGGTGCCGGGGCACCTGCGCACGGTGCGCGCCCCCGAGTTCGCCGGGCTCGTCTTCCACGAGGTGATCGCGAAGAGCGCGCTCAACCGGGTGCCCGCCTCGTCTTCGATGCCGTTCTCATGGACCATCAACCCCTACCGCGGCTGCTCCCACGCCTGCGTCTACTGCTTCGCCAGGGGCTCCCACCGATACCTCGACCTCGACACCGGCCGCGACTTCGACTCGCAGATCGTGGTGAAGGTCAACATCGCCGAGGTGCTCGGCCGTGAGCTGGGCAAGCCCGGCTGGCAGGGCGAGCACGTCGCGCTCGGCACCAACACCGACCCGTATCAGCGGGCCGAGGGCCGCTACCGGCTCATGCCCGGCATCATCGACGCCCTCGCCCGCAGCGGCACGCCGATGTCGATCCTCACCAAGGGCACGCTGCTGCGCCGCGATCTGCCGCAACTCGTCGAGGCGGCGCAGCGCGCTCCCGTTGCGCTGTCGATGTCGATCGCCGTCGCCGATCCCGATCTGCAGCGGTCGATCGAGCCCGGCGTGCCCAGCGCGAGGGCGCGGCTCGACACGATCGCCGCCGCCCGAGACGCGGGATTCGAGCCCGACGTCTTCGTGATGCCGGTGCTGCCGCATCTCACCGACTCGACCGCTCAGCTCGGCGCCCTGCTGCGCGACATCCGCGCCGCCGGCGCCCGCTCGGTCATGTACGGCCCCCTGCACCTGCGCTCGCACGTGAAGCCCTGGTTCTTCGCCTGGCTCGAGCGCGAGCACCCCGAGCTCGTGCCCGCCTACCGCTCGCTCTACCCGGGCAGCGCCAGCAGCGCCCCGCAGGCGTACCGTATGGAGCTGGCGGCGCGCATCCGCCCCATCATCAGACGCCTCGGCCTCGAGTGGGCCGTGCCCCGCGATCCTGCCCACCCGCGTCGCGGCGCCGCCGCCCGGCCGATGCCCGTCGATGCGCTCGCCACCCCCGGCGCGCCCGCGCCCACCCTCTTCTGAGGCGCGACCCGAGCGGCTCCACGTACGAGGCTCGGGGCGGGCCGGCCGACGGCACCTCGATCAGCGCGGACTGCGGGGCTGCGGACCGCGGTCGGCACCGCCGGGCTCAGGCCGCCGACCGCGCTCCCGCTTCGCCCGCGGCCGACGCCGCGCGCGCCTCCGCGATCGCCTCCAGCACCCGCAGCCGCAGCGCGTTCCCGCGCTCGGCGAAGCCGCGCTGTCGGCGCGCATACTCCCG
The genomic region above belongs to Leucobacter muris and contains:
- a CDS encoding chorismate mutase, with protein sequence MSDPTPQERLAALRSSIDNIDAALVHMLAERFRCTQEVGRLKADHDMPPSDPSREARQIERLRSLAEDAHLDPEFAEKWFNFVVAEVIRHHQHIASER
- a CDS encoding Rv2578c family radical SAM protein; its protein translation is MRWSGQRVDATSETALPGLGLGEVAAVPGHLRTVRAPEFAGLVFHEVIAKSALNRVPASSSMPFSWTINPYRGCSHACVYCFARGSHRYLDLDTGRDFDSQIVVKVNIAEVLGRELGKPGWQGEHVALGTNTDPYQRAEGRYRLMPGIIDALARSGTPMSILTKGTLLRRDLPQLVEAAQRAPVALSMSIAVADPDLQRSIEPGVPSARARLDTIAAARDAGFEPDVFVMPVLPHLTDSTAQLGALLRDIRAAGARSVMYGPLHLRSHVKPWFFAWLEREHPELVPAYRSLYPGSASSAPQAYRMELAARIRPIIRRLGLEWAVPRDPAHPRRGAAARPMPVDALATPGAPAPTLF